The sequence tcagtttcaagcaacatatagaaaatagaaatgttctagcgaaaaatagcataaatgcaacttggtgcacatttcttagtaaaaataaaattaagttgtcggcaaaatggaaactgtttttagcggtgactagagcaatccagagttatgctgctcaggtatggggaaactcgttgtttgaagaagtagacaaaattcaactttattttttgaaaagggtacttcatctcccgagtaatacgccatcttattgcattctcttggagacaaatgttccaagttttcatttgtatacactgcagcttcacttaaaatatatattcaaaacgttatttgaatataatgataatagattgcctcatatactatcaaaaaagattttagaaaaacagatattttgggttgaagaaattagtaatctagcacaaaagttaaatataacatgtaactggggcacttcaaataaaagagagtggaatagaaatataatttcaattatagaaaatcttcatgattcgaatattcgaactttACGGGAAAGGGCACACCAGAGCACCcgattatataaggaattagaccataacaacgccagaagctatttaaacgataatactggaatctataaaattatgtggattatgaaagccagatgtgatttaatatacttgggaagccaaatttaaattgcactttatgtaacttaaatgaattagaagacatcacacatttcttaggaaaatgcccgatacttaaaagaattcgtcaaagattttttggaaaatatagtttaaaccgggatgaaatcatagacattttaaatggtgttggcccttctggatataataacttatttaagttcatcactggtgctatagaatatagaaaattaattttaagcaaattcaatacatagtaccatagtaacatatgtaaaatgtaaaattttttttcttttttttcttttttcttccgacaaacgacctagtgtcactgtcgtacgttctaatgtcaatgattaaaaatgaaatgtaatgtttattttaaaaaagtcgaacaataaataataataataatattcctATATAAAAGTAGGGGTAAATGATGGTCCCAAtacaaatttctttcaaaaaagtaTGTACGCATACGAAAGAACTAGTAAATTTTAGATAGAGTGAAGTTTGTCACATTTATACAGGgtacggcactcgaagtgtaaccaattaaaaatgccataaatttagtttggaaaattacttttattcaattcaaagaaaaatttgtttaaataatgcaaaaataagagtcaatttacttttgctcgataagaccaccttttgccttgactatggccttgaaacGGTTCAGCAACGAATCGCAagttgcccgaatgtgacttgcaggtattttggtccactcgcggacaatcccttttttcagcgcctcgagaccgGTGAGTCTTtaagttcggactttgctctccaaaatggcccaaagagaataatccatcggactcgcgtctggtgaatttgagagccattgtgtggacgttatgaagttcggaacgttgtttcttCGCTATTCTTGGTTCCCTCTATCTTTGTGAGACGGTATCGAATCctattgaaacgtccatggtctgccaccgaaatgtatGCCTGACCAcggtttcaaagcaacctccagaatactttcccgataatattttgcatttacccTGACGCCAgtctcgatgaaaacgattggagagcgccgaTCTGCAGTTACAgctgcccaaaccattacctgtggcgggtgctgcctcctggtgcccaatcgatgactcaaattctcgtatgaagagttggtcaaataaaccctatcgtttagAGAGTTTACGAAGTGctccatttgaaaaaaagtttctccCCATAAAACACAGcgttcggccaagcgaagcaactcctttgctctctcaagtctgacttgttgctgctttgatgtgagataatttttcagtatgcggcggatgcttcgttcagatattttcagttctttcgctatttgattggcacttcgtcggggttTTCGTTCAAGTTggttcttcaatttttgaatcttttcacgtgacgttgcagcctTTTGATGaacacctccatgacgtttcgcgatgctaccagtctcattgtaacgagtaatggtgcgataaacaaaactttatttactttaatgtgttcgagctcacgaacaaacgccaaatataatgcaatagcTCTCTCTCTCGGCGAAATGCCCCCGcgggcttgtaaacaatactctggactgccatttagccaattaacgagcggtctgaagttgattacacttcgagtgtcgaACCCTGTAGTAAACACACACGGACCGCGACACTTCACGACGTAGCGACAGCCAAATTTTTCTTGTCTGCAAACGTCGTCGTAAAGCCAGGTTCATAAATATTCTGAAAGCTTCAACAATAAGCAAAACAGCAGAATTAGAGgctttattaatttgattcgtCATATCCCCCGTTCGCTAtttctatgctcgattaacttgacgaaaaatttgcatgagaaagcaacaacaaagttagcgagtaagattcgccgctaaggagtatggctatagctcattagaccGCACAGCCTTACAcgcacatgtaatttaaggcagttcTCTTCGCGCGCTGCCAATATACAGTGACAGACATAAGTATAGGCACAATAACGACAATGGaataaaaatcaagtttttctaATCATCAATAACAAAAACTGTTTATTCCACATAAGTTACGCATACTCATAATGTACCGTTACATACTCACTCGCATACACACCCTACTTCACACTTGGTGCTAGATTTTTTGCAGCGTAAGCTGTGTTACGTTTTCGCCACACAGTTATGCGGACGTCTgaacgaaaaatattaaatttgctttcTTCTGAAAACAATACATTGTCCCAATAGCTAAGTGAATTTCTACgcattctttctcgaacggcttttatggttgCTAAATCTACTtccttaatttttcaaaatttgcaaaacaaaaacatgacaTCTACAGTCTCATAAAACACCAAAGGTGACCAGGATTTACTGAGTCAATCCCAACGAATATGGTCACACCATACACACCCTTCGGCTAGGCCGCACAATACTTACACACTCCCATATACTTCAAGGCGTTCCACCCAACCTATGCACTTTTTGCAACTCCACTCTGAGTATAAATCATCTTCTGTCTTCATGCCCTAATCTTGCATCGGCTAAACATCATCACTTACGCAATATCGACcctcttgaaatattaaaaaacccaACCGAAGCCAACATAACTATATTATATCACTATCTCTAAAGACTCTGATCTACTTCGTCGGATCTAATCGAGCCATAATCAACCTGtcagccgaaagcctccgatgctagcgctgcactaCTATCAggttatacaataattttattgctatgtaaacctttataaaataaaatcaaataaaaaaaataaaaatttttcatgaTTGCCAACTGACaacttttcatttacatatgtagcaCTTTCATCGGCTGACCTAGGCCACTAACTGCACCATATGCCAAAAAGAGTTAAAGCACCAAAAAAGTTGGTAGCATCTACTCTGCAATGCTTTGAAATGCAATTGTTTGGCTGCTCTGCAATCACTTACAGATTTCTAATTCTCAGATACTATGTCAACGAAGccgtaaaatttaaaatgtgccgcattacaaaaatatgtttttgccaccaaaTCCGGAATTCAATTCAAATGCCCTTAATTTACTGAGTCAGCTGGATTTTGTAAGGGTATACTCCGACATCTTTGTGTTGAATTCTCATGAGTCTGGTGCGAGAATTCTTGACTGATTGTTTCCGACATTACTTCCACACTTTCGGTCGAAACTGTTACTAAACAGTCAATGGCGTTAGTGCGTGAATTCTTTACTGTAAAAGTCAAGTCTTATGATATTCACTTCACTTAATAAACTAGTGCAGGCGAGGTATAAAGTAATTGGCCAAAAGAGAGTCATAAGTGTGAGAAATACCTTttgattaaatattataaaaaaatcttgtatTTGGACCACCAAACAATCCCTAATAATAAACGAATCCATTACTTAAACTCtatataatttatgtattttaagccttagtttgaaaattattaatgagCAGATTTGCACAAATCCCGAGCAATTGCAAGCTGTAGAACAAATTGTGGCTGGTGGAAATCCTTACGCCCCGTACATAGTTGTTGGACCGCCAGGTGAGTGAATTCAGACCAGCGTGAAACGGTTTACACGAATTGCAAGCCTCGTGGAGGATCAATATCCCATCACAGCAACACCGGAATATTagcttttttttgtgtaatttttctatattatctTTATAGGCACTGGCAAAACCACGACAATCGTAGAAGCAATTTTGCAGCTTTACATTCACAGGCCTGGATGCCACATTTTGGTTACAACCGGCTCGAATTCAGCTAGCGATACAGTCgctctgaaaatttgtgaatATATCGAAAAACATCCACAACTTGAAGAACAGCAGCGCGAGCCTAGAACAAACGAGTCTGAATCTTGGAACATATTACGCGTCTTTTCAAATTCATGGATTAATAAAATTgggcttaaaaatattaatcctcTGATCaagaaatatgcaaatttttttgaagggaAACTTGTGTCACCTGCCGTTAAGGTACTTCAGAAATATAGCATAATTGTGGCGACACTTTGCACTGTGGGGCGGTTGCGTACCGGTACAATTGGAGATTGGCCCTTTACGCATGTCTTCATAGATGAAGCGGGTGCCATCACGGAAGCGGAAACTCTGGTTGCCATAACTAGCGTTAATACGAAAACTTGTCGTGTGATATTGTCGGGAGACACCAAGCAATTGGGACCGGTGGTCATGTCACAAATTGCCGCTGAACTCGGCCTTAAACACTCCCTAATGGAACGTTTACTCGAACGCGATTGTTATGGGATCAGAGAGGATGGCACCTATGATCAAACTTTACAGACACGTTTGCGTCGAAACTATCGATCGCATCCGGAAATTTTACGGCTGTTTAATCATTTGTACTACAAAGACGAATTGATTGCAGAAGTGGAAATGGGTAAGAAATCAAGGAATGTGATAAACAAAATCTATGAAACTGTTTGGGTAACCATACATCATACTGCTTCTCACTCATCAATCACTTATGGGCTACGGTGACCGCCAGCCCTTAGACTCTTCACTAAACTCACTAAATTGAGTACCTTAAGTAGCGCCTTggcaaaacagttactttatttttcgctattttgacaagtctgacatCAGCTTCCTTCGCAATACAAAGCTAGAAAGCAAGTGTATGTGCGTTCGTATAActtcttgtgtttggttttttccattgcctacgcctactcttcttcttgacacacaagtaattccccttcctgTTGTCTGTTTATTCGTGGACTCTTACGACACAGCGCGTTCGGAAGACACAATCTTTTACTGTACTGGGAAACCATCACTTATCAATTTGACAGAGATGCCATCTGTTTTTACGATACTAGACTTGGGTTCACCGATATTAAGCAAGCGTCTGCGTATAAAAGAGCATACAAAATCGTTGCATCTCCGATGAAGTTGAAGGTGAACAGATGATGGCTACTGTTTTTAGAAAAAGAGCAACAACCCAAAAGACGtcaaatccattactgatgCCCGCGCGAGCAGTctaaagttggttacacttcgagtgccggaccctgtaggtTAAAGTTTGACtttcttgtatttatttatattgtaataaatatcTCGGATAAACACCTTCCAATATTTTATGATCTCCAACAAAGATGTCTCAACAGActcactttggtgtaaaagtcgagggTTAGAAGTAAATCCGGAATAAACGGATCTGATGCTATTTAGCAGGAGacataaaacacctgctcttaaataaatattcctATGGAGAAAATCCCTTAGAGCAACAGAAAAGGCTAAATATCTAAGCCTAGATGACTTAAAGCTCCACGGCAGGtagggcggaggtgtatattcggaacatctggggatctcttGTGCCATtgttctgctctatccagacgtagatttaccatTTCGCGTGGACAATCATTtactgaattggaagatctcagttctgtgaaaatcagggatcttctataatctttgaaaagtacacactgaGGGAAAAGGACAAGTTCCCCACGctgcatcacaatgggctaggAGTCTGTGTGTGTCCCACTGTGgataaccgcttcaacctaacctaacctaagattCCTTGACTAACAGGCATCACATTGCTATatgaaaatgttaaacaaaCAAACCTTTTCCGACTGcctttttgaattgaaatgtcgAAAATAACTATCATTTTTGGTCCCTGACTATGACGCATTTAATGATTTGAATATTCATGGTTTACTTTCTATCAGAGCTAATGGCAAAATGCATCGGCCACATTTTATTGCTCGTAACCTGTCTTTTTCGCATCGCCCATTGGATATTTTCCCTTCCACGCAGCTACTGATTTTTATTGCTAAGATTAACTCACTAATTCTCTTCTTCCTTACTCGGTGAAGTACTCAAGTCAAGCGcggcaaaaaatatattttcgaacGGAGCTCAGGATGCTTGGGCGCCACACctattatataagtacataaataatCTGTGaagctgaaaataaatttttcttattacacATTTAGATAAGCTATTGAAATGGGATGAACTAAAAATGCTCGGCAATAAAAAGTTTCCCATCATTTTCGAGCCTGTATATGGCCAGCTAGACCGCTCAAAATCATCACGAAGCTCTTACAATAAAGCAGAAGTCGACCAAGTCCTCTGGATTATCCACAAATTGCAAAACCATGTGGATCTTGGGAAAATAGGTGTTATTTCACCTTACAGACTTCAAtgcgcaaaaataaaacaaatattgcaTCATCGAAATTTGAAAGGCATCGAAGTTGGTACAGCCGAGCTTTTTCAAGGTCGTGAAAAGCCAATTATTATAGCTTCGTTCGTGAAGTCATTTTGTAATTTGGGCTTTGTAACGGATCCGAAGGTATGTTTGCTAATaatattacacatacatacgttcatACATTTATAATCATGCTTACTTGCGTACAGGTACTCTGCTAagtattttccaaaacaaaatatgtacgaATATATGTGGTATGTACCTTCGGAGTACGGACTTTTGTCCAAACAACTTATATGAATTTAACTGGtggatatctgaacgtagttaTTAGGTGCAGCGGcttatcggtgaatcctctAAGGCGGAGATTGTCCTATTCACGAGGAAATGCAAAATACCCAGATCTCAACTCGCCTCAATAGGAGGTGCTCTattggtgctttctgacaaggtgaagtacctacgTCTAATCCTTGACAATAAGCTtacgtggaagcccaacataGAGAAGATTCCCTTGTATGGATGCAAAGGCGCTACTGTATAAAAGGGGGACTTCTCGCCTAAAGTTGATttttggctctataataccattATAAAGTCAATTCTGTTGTCTAGAGTCGTTGTTTGGTGGAGCTCACGGGAAACGATGGCATCGGTTAAAAAGCTGGATTGACTCCAAAGGTCTGTCCTCATTAGAATCAATGGGACGGTTCGAGGTACTGCTACTCTAGCGCATAATG is a genomic window of Anastrepha ludens isolate Willacy chromosome 6, idAnaLude1.1, whole genome shotgun sequence containing:
- the LOC128868079 gene encoding putative helicase mov-10-B.1 isoform X2, producing MLPYCSLYQKHAIWVKTSKSKYPLEFKIKVPPQINLDEVLSVKTDEVVFVPLLSTALSQVKIKYPIDLLEIHPHESIEDRDPQVQRHVRTLQKVENKTVYVKIYEEENSETEEDGEEITPPFSLEKPYNIIFRPNRHNFRLQHRALELLNQKNCKYIFPPNNLTKVNVATNSSLSLKIINEQICTNPEQLQAVEQIVAGGNPYAPYIVVGPPGTGKTTTIVEAILQLYIHRPGCHILVTTGSNSASDTVALKICEYIEKHPQLEEQQREPRTNESESWNILRVFSNSWINKIGLKNINPLIKKYANFFEGKLVSPAVKVLQKYSIIVATLCTVGRLRTGTIGDWPFTHVFIDEAGAITEAETLVAITSVNTKTCRVILSGDTKQLGPVVMSQIAAELGLKHSLMERLLERDCYGIREDGTYDQTLQTRLRRNYRSHPEILRLFNHLYYKDELIAEVEMDKLLKWDELKMLGNKKFPIIFEPVYGQLDRSKSSRSSYNKAEVDQVLWIIHKLQNHVDLGKIGVISPYRLQCAKIKQILHHRNLKGIEVGTAELFQGREKPIIIASFVKSFCNLGFVTDPKRLNVILSRAQSLLILIGNPKTLQSDEQFSYLIQECKGMKTFNEKK
- the LOC128868079 gene encoding putative helicase mov-10-B.1 isoform X1, with protein sequence MSESKTEIQDTEEKKTETEICSRIRSLHLGNKKTEHKQTKYFGEFKKVIDLDQYYPSNEIKLAQTKKFAVEFLVKNKPLLQKYVECQQLEPGCIRQVLKSLLQIEDAHTMLPYCSLYQKHAIWVKTSKSKYPLEFKIKVPPQINLDEVLSVKTDEVVFVPLLSTALSQVKIKYPIDLLEIHPHESIEDRDPQVQRHVRTLQKVENKTVYVKIYEEENSETEEDGEEITPPFSLEKPYNIIFRPNRHNFRLQHRALELLNQKNCKYIFPPNNLTKVNVATNSSLSLKIINEQICTNPEQLQAVEQIVAGGNPYAPYIVVGPPGTGKTTTIVEAILQLYIHRPGCHILVTTGSNSASDTVALKICEYIEKHPQLEEQQREPRTNESESWNILRVFSNSWINKIGLKNINPLIKKYANFFEGKLVSPAVKVLQKYSIIVATLCTVGRLRTGTIGDWPFTHVFIDEAGAITEAETLVAITSVNTKTCRVILSGDTKQLGPVVMSQIAAELGLKHSLMERLLERDCYGIREDGTYDQTLQTRLRRNYRSHPEILRLFNHLYYKDELIAEVEMDKLLKWDELKMLGNKKFPIIFEPVYGQLDRSKSSRSSYNKAEVDQVLWIIHKLQNHVDLGKIGVISPYRLQCAKIKQILHHRNLKGIEVGTAELFQGREKPIIIASFVKSFCNLGFVTDPKRLNVILSRAQSLLILIGNPKTLQSDEQFSYLIQECKGMKTFNEKK